One Sagittula sp. P11 DNA window includes the following coding sequences:
- a CDS encoding cation diffusion facilitator family transporter translates to MASHSHAGHMPSSGKALMISAWLTGVYFVIELAIGLWTGSIAVLSDAFHTLSAVGGVLVAIIAQRIARRPADSARSFGWYRAEIIGALVNGGFLLGMALLVIWMGAMRLGNPIHLATGPMLWVAFGGLVTEVISLGLMWQSSKDDLNARGALWHIIQTFVGSLLIIVTALVIEFTGFLAIDPILGMAFGVVLLWASVGVIKEAVHILMEGTPEGTDLEAVTADLRGHDGVLDVHHVHAWTLTSGKHAFSAHIRHGEPAEAADLLNRAYHRLTEQYGFHMVTLQLETACLDERHARDLDVTLPDSQRVSPAAADAHAAHADLLDSAAQDARLPDNS, encoded by the coding sequence ATGGCCAGTCATTCCCACGCCGGGCATATGCCGAGTTCCGGCAAGGCCCTTATGATTTCTGCCTGGCTCACCGGCGTCTATTTTGTGATTGAACTCGCCATCGGGCTCTGGACCGGCTCGATCGCCGTACTGTCGGATGCGTTTCACACCCTGTCGGCGGTTGGTGGCGTTCTGGTGGCCATCATCGCGCAGCGCATTGCGCGCCGCCCGGCGGATTCGGCGCGGAGTTTCGGCTGGTACCGCGCCGAGATCATCGGGGCACTGGTGAATGGCGGCTTTCTTCTCGGTATGGCGCTTCTGGTGATCTGGATGGGCGCGATGCGGCTCGGGAATCCGATTCACCTGGCCACGGGTCCCATGCTCTGGGTCGCCTTCGGAGGCCTGGTCACCGAAGTGATCTCGCTGGGGCTGATGTGGCAATCGAGCAAGGACGATCTGAATGCCCGTGGTGCGCTCTGGCACATTATCCAGACCTTTGTCGGCAGCCTCCTGATCATCGTCACCGCTCTAGTGATCGAGTTCACCGGCTTTCTGGCGATTGACCCGATCCTCGGCATGGCGTTCGGGGTGGTTCTCCTCTGGGCCTCCGTCGGCGTCATCAAGGAAGCGGTCCACATCCTCATGGAAGGCACGCCAGAGGGAACGGATCTCGAGGCTGTGACGGCGGACCTGCGCGGCCACGACGGGGTTCTGGACGTTCACCATGTGCATGCCTGGACGCTGACCAGCGGCAAACACGCATTTTCTGCCCATATCCGCCATGGTGAGCCCGCAGAGGCCGCGGACCTGCTGAACCGGGCCTATCATCGACTGACGGAACAATATGGGTTTCACATGGTCACGCTGCAGCTCGAAACCGCGTGTCTCGACGAGCGCCACGCACGGGATCTCGATGTGACGCTCCCGGACAGCCAACGCGTGTCGCCCGCCGCCGCCGACGCCCATGCCGCCCATGCAGACCTGCTCGACAGCGCGGCGCAGGACGCTAGACTCCCTGACAACTCCTAG
- a CDS encoding DUF411 domain-containing protein has product MKRRTFLMTGAAATLAFPVAADTAPLLKVLKTPTCGCCSAWVDHVQQAGFAVEAQDVDQDQLWAFKDRLQIAPELAGCHTAVVGDYFVEGHVPAADIKRLLAEQPVARGLTVPGMPMSSPGMGGPGAGDTFDTLLVGSDGVTSVFASHS; this is encoded by the coding sequence ATGAAACGACGCACATTTTTGATGACAGGCGCAGCAGCCACCCTGGCATTTCCCGTTGCCGCTGACACGGCACCCCTTCTGAAGGTGCTCAAAACGCCAACCTGTGGATGCTGCTCCGCCTGGGTCGATCATGTCCAGCAAGCGGGGTTCGCGGTCGAGGCCCAAGACGTCGATCAGGATCAACTTTGGGCGTTCAAAGACCGGCTGCAAATCGCACCAGAGCTTGCCGGATGCCATACGGCGGTCGTGGGCGACTATTTCGTCGAGGGCCACGTGCCTGCCGCTGACATCAAGCGGTTGCTGGCAGAGCAACCGGTGGCGCGCGGGTTGACGGTTCCCGGCATGCCGATGAGTTCGCCCGGCATGGGCGGTCCCGGGGCAGGTGACACTTTTGATACCTTGCTTGTCGGCTCCGACGGGGTGACCTCCGTCTTCGCCAGCCACAGCTGA
- a CDS encoding Crp/Fnr family transcriptional regulator: MFTLAGADASQYDFNHMLPNPYDLIPSSALCPFSGAIGDVVFHQGDPTHGLYVVQTGRVHLERVGPNGERFIIHRAQAGTSFAEASVFSEVYHCDAVFLEAGALVRIDKAAVLAAFAEPEFARTYGRRAAQQIQAQRQMLEIVGIRRAEDRVMAGLVAGLLDGSVVEFAARLQLSHEATYRALRKLVQDGRVKNPARGIYHLRP, translated from the coding sequence ATGTTTACGCTAGCAGGGGCGGATGCATCGCAATATGATTTCAATCATATGTTGCCAAACCCCTATGATCTTATCCCGAGCTCAGCCCTGTGCCCTTTTTCCGGCGCGATTGGCGATGTGGTGTTTCACCAAGGTGACCCCACCCACGGTCTCTATGTCGTGCAAACCGGGCGCGTGCATCTCGAGCGGGTCGGCCCAAATGGCGAGCGGTTCATCATTCACCGTGCCCAAGCCGGAACAAGTTTTGCCGAAGCTTCGGTGTTTTCAGAGGTCTATCATTGCGATGCGGTCTTCTTAGAGGCCGGGGCGTTGGTCCGGATCGACAAGGCCGCTGTCTTGGCCGCCTTTGCGGAGCCGGAGTTTGCGCGCACCTATGGCCGCCGTGCAGCTCAACAGATACAGGCGCAACGACAGATGCTGGAGATCGTCGGTATTCGGCGCGCAGAGGACCGGGTCATGGCGGGGTTGGTCGCGGGCCTGCTCGACGGGTCCGTCGTCGAGTTCGCCGCCCGGTTACAGCTAAGCCATGAGGCGACCTACAGGGCGCTGCGAAAGCTCGTGCAGGACGGGCGGGTCAAAAACCCGGCCCGCGGGATTTATCACCTGCGCCCGTGA
- a CDS encoding IS5 family transposase has protein sequence MKHRSPPEEQDDLLRPRLVDMIDMRHELVKLAELIDWEFFEREWAGFFPSATGRPATPPRLVAGLMYLQHTFRLSDEAVIARWVENPYFQHFTGETFFQHQRPIHPSSLSRWRDRIGEEGAEWLLTKTIKAGRAGGVIDDSGLSRVSVDTTVMEKNIAHPTDGRLYETARRKLVALAGDLGLSLRQTYARKAPQLALQVGRYAHARQFKRMRKALRTLRGYAGRVMRDIRRQLDAVPGGAVRDTVLEMLARVSKLLHQAPKSRGKIYALHEPDVDCISKGKARVRYEFGCKVSIATTIDEGFVVGMRAMPGNPYDGHTLAEALEQVETLTDCRPELAVVDRGYRGHGVTRTRVLISGMRRGMTEPLKAQLRRRSAIEPEIGHMKMDGRLARCPLKGAAGDAIFAVLCGCGHNIRKLLAYLRALLLHCLAWLETSIAGYTARNTRQKTFIASA, from the coding sequence ATGAAACACCGTTCGCCTCCTGAAGAGCAAGATGATCTCCTCCGGCCCAGGCTGGTCGACATGATCGACATGCGCCACGAACTGGTGAAGCTGGCCGAGCTGATAGATTGGGAGTTCTTCGAGCGGGAGTGGGCCGGGTTCTTTCCCTCGGCAACCGGGCGCCCGGCGACGCCGCCCCGGTTGGTGGCCGGGCTCATGTATCTCCAACATACCTTCCGCCTCTCCGACGAGGCGGTGATCGCGCGGTGGGTCGAGAACCCGTACTTCCAGCACTTCACGGGCGAAACCTTCTTCCAGCACCAGCGGCCGATCCATCCGTCGTCGCTCAGCCGATGGCGGGACCGGATCGGCGAGGAAGGCGCTGAATGGTTGCTTACCAAGACGATCAAGGCCGGGCGCGCCGGCGGCGTCATCGATGACAGCGGCCTGTCCCGCGTGTCGGTCGATACCACCGTAATGGAAAAGAACATTGCCCACCCAACCGACGGGCGCCTCTACGAGACAGCGCGGCGCAAGCTGGTCGCGCTGGCCGGGGACCTTGGCCTCTCCCTGCGGCAGACCTATGCCCGCAAGGCGCCTCAGTTGGCGTTGCAGGTCGGGCGCTACGCGCACGCGCGACAGTTCAAGCGCATGCGCAAGGCTTTGAGAACGCTGCGCGGTTACGCGGGGCGGGTCATGCGCGACATTCGCCGCCAACTCGATGCCGTCCCCGGAGGAGCCGTCCGCGACACCGTGCTCGAAATGTTGGCGCGCGTGTCGAAACTGCTGCACCAGGCGCCAAAGAGCCGGGGCAAGATCTACGCGCTGCATGAGCCCGATGTCGACTGCATCTCGAAGGGGAAGGCTCGCGTGCGCTACGAGTTTGGCTGCAAGGTCAGCATCGCGACGACGATAGATGAGGGCTTTGTCGTCGGCATGCGGGCCATGCCCGGAAATCCATACGACGGCCACACCCTGGCCGAGGCGCTGGAGCAGGTCGAGACGCTCACCGATTGCCGCCCCGAGCTCGCGGTTGTTGATCGCGGCTACCGCGGCCATGGCGTAACCAGAACGCGTGTCCTGATCTCCGGAATGCGCCGCGGGATGACCGAGCCACTGAAGGCCCAGCTCCGGAGGCGCAGCGCAATCGAGCCGGAAATCGGCCACATGAAGATGGATGGTCGCCTTGCACGCTGCCCACTCAAGGGCGCCGCCGGCGATGCCATCTTCGCCGTCCTGTGTGGCTGCGGGCACAACATCCGCAAGCTCCTGGCCTACCTGAGGGCTCTCTTGCTCCATTGCCTCGCTTGGCTGGAGACCTCGATTGCCGGATACACCGCCCGGAACACGCGTCAGAAGACGTTCATCGCCAGCGCATAG
- a CDS encoding recombinase family protein, which yields MPLIGYARVSTEEQTPLPQSEALQAAGCVEIFEEHASGGNRARPVLARVLERVQSGDTLVVVRIDRLARSLSHLLEVIERLEGKGAFFRSLQDPIDTASPQGKFTLQVLGAAAEFERALIRERTKAGLASARAKGRVGGNPGLSAKDPAALRKVRLARQDGYMERLNETAQDWVPHVRRLRPDMAWEDILRIINGPLPPDRHWTQSRLLRAVKAYVRDGFLPAEVLGRAGRRETDDRLPAIVAAIKGADPEITLQAICYQLESMRERTPRGRTSWQPSSVRMLLERAERLGLLVRQMD from the coding sequence ATGCCCCTGATTGGCTATGCCCGCGTTTCCACAGAGGAACAGACCCCCCTGCCCCAGTCTGAGGCCCTACAAGCCGCAGGATGCGTCGAAATCTTCGAAGAACACGCGTCTGGCGGCAATCGCGCGCGTCCGGTGCTTGCGCGGGTGCTCGAGCGCGTCCAGAGCGGCGACACGCTGGTTGTCGTACGGATCGACCGGCTTGCGCGGTCTTTGTCGCACTTGCTGGAGGTGATTGAGCGGCTGGAGGGCAAAGGAGCCTTCTTCCGCTCCCTCCAAGACCCGATCGACACTGCATCGCCGCAAGGCAAGTTTACGTTGCAGGTTTTGGGCGCTGCTGCCGAATTCGAACGCGCCCTGATCCGCGAGCGCACCAAGGCCGGGCTGGCCTCTGCGCGCGCCAAAGGTCGCGTTGGTGGCAATCCTGGGCTAAGCGCCAAGGATCCCGCCGCGCTGCGCAAGGTGCGGCTGGCGCGACAGGACGGCTACATGGAGCGCCTGAACGAGACCGCGCAAGATTGGGTGCCCCATGTGCGCCGCTTGCGCCCCGATATGGCTTGGGAAGACATCCTGCGGATTATCAATGGCCCCCTGCCCCCAGATCGCCATTGGACCCAAAGCCGCCTGCTCCGCGCCGTGAAAGCATATGTGCGCGACGGCTTTCTGCCCGCTGAAGTGCTTGGACGCGCTGGACGTCGCGAAACCGACGATCGCCTGCCCGCGATTGTCGCGGCAATCAAAGGTGCTGACCCCGAGATCACCTTGCAGGCAATCTGCTACCAACTGGAATCCATGCGTGAGCGCACCCCTCGCGGTCGCACCAGCTGGCAGCCTTCCTCAGTCAGAATGCTGTTGGAACGGGCGGAGCGACTTGGGTTGCTGGTCAGGCAAATGGATTGA
- a CDS encoding PIN domain-containing protein has product MSAEFADTNVVLYLLDDGPKAERAEEILGQGPRISVQVLNEAMVNCRRKAGLSWEDTGAFLEGIKSLCPVEDLTIQTHQVGRALAEKYQLSVYDAMIVSAALLAGCTTLWTEDMHDGLLVEDWLRVVNPFA; this is encoded by the coding sequence ATGAGCGCTGAATTCGCAGATACGAATGTTGTGCTCTACCTGCTCGACGATGGTCCAAAGGCTGAGAGGGCAGAGGAAATTCTGGGGCAGGGACCCCGGATCAGCGTCCAAGTCCTGAACGAAGCGATGGTAAATTGCCGGCGGAAAGCTGGTCTCAGTTGGGAAGATACCGGAGCGTTTCTTGAGGGTATTAAGTCCTTATGCCCTGTCGAGGACCTCACGATTCAAACCCATCAAGTGGGTCGCGCGTTGGCGGAGAAATACCAGTTATCGGTCTATGACGCGATGATCGTGTCTGCCGCGCTGCTCGCTGGGTGCACGACGTTATGGACTGAGGACATGCACGACGGATTGCTAGTCGAAGATTGGCTGCGCGTCGTCAATCCATTTGCCTGA
- a CDS encoding AbrB/MazE/SpoVT family DNA-binding domain-containing protein: MQVAKWGNSLAVRLPADLVRELGLKEGDQVDLVKDDGTILVRRQPRADEVLQGLRRFRGKLPKDARLSRDAAHER; encoded by the coding sequence ATGCAAGTTGCCAAATGGGGAAACTCCCTTGCCGTCCGGCTACCCGCGGATCTTGTGCGGGAACTCGGCTTAAAGGAAGGCGATCAGGTCGACCTGGTAAAGGACGATGGAACCATTCTTGTGAGACGCCAACCTCGCGCTGATGAAGTCCTACAGGGGCTAAGGCGTTTTCGCGGAAAACTGCCCAAGGACGCGCGTCTAAGCCGCGACGCCGCGCATGAGCGCTGA
- the repA gene encoding plasmid partitioning protein RepA, with protein MDNTFEHEDLNAVIRQHSEWLANQLHSQRESLFPPDAEKTMRKFTSGEAAALLGVNDSYLRKLNLDGKGPSPELTAGNRRLYSAQDIQALRVLLEKTARKPGDYVPGRREGDHLQVIGVMNFKGGSGKTTTSAHLAQRLALRGYRVLGIDLDPQASFTALHGVQPELDLEDGGTLYDAIRYEDPEPIRSVIRKTYIPNLDLIPGNLELMEFEHDTPRALAQGNAGLFFFRVKEALAQVDEDYDVVVIDCPPQLGFLTMSALSAATGVLVTIHPEMLDVMSMSQFLRMTADLMDVIAESGADMSHDWMRYVLTRYEPQDAPQNRIVAFLRTMYGEAVLNSPMLKSTAISDAGLTKQTLYEVERSAFTRSTYDRALESLNTLNDEIADLIQKTWGRL; from the coding sequence ATGGATAATACCTTTGAGCATGAGGATCTCAACGCGGTGATCCGCCAGCATTCTGAATGGCTGGCGAACCAGTTGCATTCGCAACGTGAGAGCCTGTTTCCACCCGATGCCGAGAAGACCATGCGCAAATTCACCTCTGGTGAGGCTGCGGCGCTGCTCGGCGTCAACGATTCCTATCTTCGCAAACTCAATCTAGATGGCAAAGGGCCTTCTCCCGAGCTGACCGCCGGCAACCGTCGTCTTTACTCGGCGCAGGACATCCAGGCGCTGCGTGTGCTCCTTGAAAAAACCGCTCGCAAGCCGGGTGATTACGTTCCCGGACGACGAGAAGGTGATCATCTTCAGGTCATCGGCGTGATGAATTTCAAGGGCGGTTCGGGAAAAACAACAACCTCTGCCCATCTCGCTCAACGGCTTGCCCTGCGCGGATATCGTGTGCTGGGCATTGATCTCGACCCACAAGCTTCCTTCACCGCGCTGCACGGCGTTCAGCCGGAATTGGACCTCGAAGATGGCGGCACTCTCTACGATGCGATCCGCTATGAGGACCCAGAGCCGATCCGGTCGGTCATTCGCAAGACCTATATCCCCAATCTGGACCTGATTCCCGGAAACCTCGAACTGATGGAGTTCGAGCACGATACCCCGCGCGCGCTGGCTCAGGGCAATGCAGGACTTTTCTTCTTCCGCGTGAAAGAGGCGTTGGCCCAGGTCGACGAGGACTACGACGTGGTCGTCATTGATTGCCCACCGCAGCTAGGATTTCTGACCATGTCCGCACTGTCCGCGGCCACGGGCGTTTTGGTGACGATCCACCCGGAAATGCTTGATGTGATGTCCATGTCGCAATTCCTCCGCATGACAGCCGACCTCATGGACGTGATCGCTGAGAGCGGCGCCGACATGTCTCATGACTGGATGCGCTATGTTTTGACCCGCTACGAGCCGCAGGATGCGCCGCAGAACCGCATCGTGGCTTTCCTGCGAACAATGTACGGCGAAGCCGTGCTGAATTCGCCCATGTTGAAGTCTACAGCCATCTCCGATGCAGGCCTGACCAAGCAGACGCTCTACGAGGTGGAACGCAGCGCGTTCACCCGTTCCACCTATGATCGCGCACTCGAGAGCTTGAACACGCTGAATGACGAGATCGCCGACCTGATCCAGAAGACTTGGGGGCGCCTATGA
- the repB gene encoding plasmid partitioning protein RepB — protein sequence MSSSKKKRMSMLDSLASAGAPSPAPQSSAVTPMMSSNRALRSARDAVDGHHVWELDPTNIVDDRMEDRLDPADVLDLRDAIEANGQTVPILVRRAPDDPDRYLLVYGRRRLEAIRQSDKVTKIRALVANLDDDSALRAQISENMGRRDLSYIEKALFAKDLVASGFGTQSQVAEILTVTKSAVSMAIAIVDIVGSDLVRAIGPAHGIGRPRWDALGRAIDENGLDRERLSQIAEEARGKGVESTVVDDSVSTDDPSVQAFEAVAKAVAKALKPEKAPSPAPSSSVPLKIGGKRGGTVKRTAKGLSIELASGDFADWVETQVHDMIEDLHDRWKQRSED from the coding sequence ATGAGCAGCAGCAAGAAGAAACGGATGTCCATGCTCGACAGTCTCGCGTCGGCCGGAGCCCCCTCCCCTGCCCCGCAGTCCAGCGCCGTCACGCCAATGATGAGCTCTAACCGCGCGCTACGATCCGCGCGCGATGCTGTCGATGGTCATCACGTTTGGGAGCTGGATCCGACGAACATCGTGGATGACCGCATGGAGGATCGCCTCGACCCGGCGGATGTTCTGGACCTGCGCGATGCGATCGAGGCGAATGGTCAAACCGTTCCGATCCTTGTGCGCCGTGCCCCCGATGACCCCGACCGCTACCTGCTGGTCTACGGACGTAGGCGGTTGGAGGCGATACGCCAGTCCGACAAGGTGACCAAAATCCGCGCTCTCGTCGCCAATCTGGATGATGACAGTGCTTTGCGCGCGCAGATTTCCGAAAATATGGGTCGACGTGATCTGTCCTACATTGAGAAGGCGCTTTTCGCCAAGGATCTCGTGGCATCCGGCTTCGGAACACAATCACAGGTGGCAGAAATCTTGACCGTCACGAAATCTGCGGTCTCCATGGCCATCGCCATCGTAGACATCGTCGGCTCAGATTTAGTTCGCGCCATTGGGCCAGCCCACGGCATAGGTCGGCCTCGCTGGGACGCTCTGGGCCGCGCCATCGACGAGAACGGCCTCGATCGCGAGCGCCTCAGTCAGATTGCAGAGGAGGCGCGTGGAAAGGGTGTCGAGTCTACAGTTGTGGATGATTCCGTATCCACTGATGACCCATCCGTCCAGGCGTTTGAAGCGGTGGCTAAAGCCGTAGCGAAGGCACTCAAACCTGAGAAGGCTCCCTCCCCTGCTCCGTCCTCCAGTGTCCCGCTGAAGATCGGTGGCAAGCGCGGCGGCACGGTCAAACGCACTGCCAAGGGCCTGTCGATCGAGCTGGCAAGCGGAGATTTCGCCGATTGGGTTGAGACGCAAGTGCATGACATGATTGAAGACCTTCACGATCGCTGGAAGCAGCGGTCGGAAGACTGA
- the repC gene encoding plasmid replication protein RepC — protein sequence MDYTPVTPFRRTIDAAILKHQAAAQEDLPPAGANKWEVLRELATARVAFGLSDRDLTVLQALVSFHQATILGGNDCELIVHPSNKAICERLNGMPCSTMRRHLSNLVQTGFVVRRDSPNGKRYARRYGDEKVAFGFDLSPLVRRFQEVCEAAEAVRAAEERYKRLRATVSLMRRDLAGLAEYGRALRPDQGVWDQFSDLAALTARDLRRKLEMEDLRRIEDALGVALDHARNLLDGREAEDMSTNDATFEQHYQNSNKDSYDLEPRLEKARGGDAVRENREVADSPLCSDDEANSTSTTDDQLMPNIPLGLVLASCQEFKAYSEQPVRHWHDLVRVADVVRPMMGISPSAWNEAKRYMGPEEASVVVVAMLERFADIRSPGGYLRTLSSKAAIGEFSCGPMIMALMRRDAA from the coding sequence ATGGACTACACGCCCGTAACGCCGTTTCGGCGAACGATAGATGCTGCCATTCTAAAACATCAGGCAGCGGCGCAGGAAGACCTGCCCCCAGCCGGCGCCAACAAGTGGGAGGTCCTGAGGGAGCTAGCTACCGCTCGAGTCGCATTCGGCTTGTCCGATCGGGATTTGACGGTGCTTCAGGCACTGGTCAGCTTTCACCAAGCGACGATTCTCGGAGGCAATGACTGCGAGTTGATTGTACATCCGTCCAACAAGGCGATTTGCGAGCGCCTGAACGGCATGCCCTGCTCGACGATGCGGCGCCACCTTTCCAACCTTGTCCAGACTGGCTTTGTCGTCCGGCGCGATAGCCCCAATGGGAAGCGCTATGCCCGCCGCTACGGCGACGAAAAGGTTGCGTTCGGGTTCGACCTCTCTCCGCTTGTTCGACGCTTCCAGGAGGTCTGTGAGGCCGCCGAGGCCGTCCGGGCCGCTGAGGAGCGTTACAAGCGCCTACGTGCCACTGTGAGCCTCATGCGGCGTGACCTAGCGGGGCTGGCCGAGTACGGGCGCGCACTTCGTCCGGATCAAGGCGTCTGGGACCAATTCTCTGATCTTGCGGCCCTAACGGCTCGAGATCTTCGTAGAAAACTAGAAATGGAAGACCTTAGGCGCATCGAAGACGCTTTGGGGGTGGCTTTGGACCATGCCCGAAACCTTCTAGATGGCCGTGAAGCAGAAGATATGAGCACCAATGACGCTACTTTTGAGCAGCACTATCAGAATTCAAATAAAGACTCTTATGATCTTGAACCTCGCTTAGAAAAAGCGCGGGGCGGAGACGCTGTGCGTGAAAACCGAGAAGTCGCCGATAGCCCTCTGTGTTCTGACGATGAGGCTAACTCAACCTCGACTACTGACGACCAACTGATGCCGAACATACCGCTTGGTTTGGTCCTCGCCTCTTGTCAGGAATTCAAAGCGTATTCCGAGCAGCCTGTGCGCCATTGGCACGATTTGGTCCGGGTGGCTGACGTGGTCAGACCCATGATGGGTATTTCGCCTTCCGCCTGGAACGAGGCAAAACGCTATATGGGGCCCGAAGAGGCGTCTGTTGTCGTTGTTGCAATGCTTGAACGCTTTGCAGATATCCGATCACCTGGAGGCTACTTGAGAACCCTATCTTCAAAGGCGGCGATTGGGGAGTTCTCCTGTGGCCCGATGATCATGGCCTTGATGCGGCGGGATGCTGCATGA
- a CDS encoding tyrosine-type recombinase/integrase: protein MSIIYVCERREAGGLDAHVPLILRGDALYDPDLDRFFLDLPLSGIRSRHSLRAQAYDVTVWLRFLDACGKTVWAATRDDVEAYHRARRRGDAGQRITAASWNRAVASLDRLYRWGERQGLIAEAPFNRRAVWRPAQGGRRGMIAARNDAYERVAKRSDVRFVTMDDYRIFREVGLRGLAPDGSERPGARDRNGLRNVLFADLLVTTGLRLEEASGLLAGDLAVIVPDGDENRQLWLRLPPPLTKGDRGRSVLVPRRLLRQIAAYIDVERAAGAAKFVARNGAARFDRPIHITDAGLDRMRDVCTPEERCRLILCNENGTPREPAALWLTEVGQPVRPNSWEVIFARACKRCRDYGFSLSISPHQLRHTFAVHMLALLIQERLREAALPAGPMESYRLILGDPLQQVQRLLGHASLATTYIYLDHIATRADTVDSAVEELLALLPGPQGA, encoded by the coding sequence GTGTCGATTATTTATGTTTGCGAGCGTCGCGAGGCCGGGGGTCTCGACGCGCATGTGCCGTTGATCCTGCGCGGCGACGCGCTCTACGACCCCGATCTGGATCGCTTCTTCCTCGACCTGCCGCTATCGGGGATTCGATCGCGGCATTCGCTTCGCGCCCAGGCCTATGATGTGACAGTCTGGCTTCGCTTTCTCGATGCTTGCGGCAAGACCGTATGGGCTGCGACCCGCGACGATGTCGAGGCTTATCATCGTGCGCGTCGGCGCGGCGATGCCGGTCAGCGGATCACGGCGGCAAGCTGGAACAGGGCCGTCGCCAGCCTTGATCGCCTCTATCGCTGGGGCGAGCGGCAAGGGCTGATCGCCGAGGCACCGTTCAACCGTCGTGCCGTGTGGCGACCGGCGCAGGGTGGACGTCGCGGAATGATCGCCGCGCGCAACGACGCCTATGAACGTGTTGCGAAGCGGTCGGATGTCCGGTTCGTCACGATGGACGACTACCGCATCTTCCGCGAGGTCGGTCTGCGCGGCCTCGCGCCTGACGGCAGCGAACGCCCCGGCGCACGTGATAGGAACGGATTGCGCAACGTGCTTTTCGCCGATCTGCTCGTCACGACAGGTTTGCGACTGGAAGAAGCCTCAGGTCTGCTCGCCGGTGATCTCGCGGTCATTGTTCCGGACGGCGATGAGAACCGGCAGCTCTGGTTGCGCCTGCCGCCGCCGCTCACCAAGGGCGATCGCGGACGAAGTGTTCTGGTCCCACGCCGGCTGCTTCGTCAGATCGCGGCCTATATCGATGTCGAGCGCGCGGCAGGCGCGGCCAAATTCGTCGCGCGCAATGGCGCGGCGCGCTTTGACCGGCCGATCCATATCACCGACGCCGGTCTCGACCGCATGCGCGATGTCTGCACGCCAGAGGAACGATGCCGTCTGATCCTGTGCAACGAGAACGGAACGCCGCGCGAGCCCGCGGCGCTATGGCTGACCGAGGTCGGACAGCCCGTTCGACCCAATTCCTGGGAGGTGATCTTCGCCCGCGCCTGCAAGCGCTGTAGAGACTATGGTTTCTCGTTGTCGATCAGCCCGCACCAGCTGCGCCACACCTTCGCGGTCCATATGCTCGCTTTGCTGATCCAGGAGCGTCTGCGCGAAGCCGCATTGCCGGCGGGGCCGATGGAGAGCTACCGGCTGATCCTGGGCGACCCGCTGCAGCAGGTGCAACGCCTGCTCGGCCACGCGAGTCTCGCCACCACCTATATCTATCTCGACCATATCGCGACCCGCGCCGATACGGTGGATTCGGCGGTCGAGGAGTTGCTGGCACTGCTGCCGGGACCGCAGGGCGCATGA